One window of Nymphaea colorata isolate Beijing-Zhang1983 chromosome 11, ASM883128v2, whole genome shotgun sequence genomic DNA carries:
- the LOC116263966 gene encoding L-gulonolactone oxidase 2-like, protein MSTLSCSLVYLFLLASLCLPSSGPRLVTGSPPGPVVQCTSGNTNCLVHNGYGAFQDGTNCRVAAAAYPSTESELLRVVSDASKANQKMKVITRYSHSIPKLCCPGGPDGTGLVISTEKLNHVVRVDVQSRRMTVESGITLHELIEAGATHGLALTHSPYWLGLSLGGMLGTGAHGSSLVGKGGAVHEYVVGMKIVVPTSSPEVHGYFAKVISLEEDDPDLLAAKVSLGVLGVIFQVTLQMEPMFKRSITNELVGDGGLEDYMERFGRTTEFGDITWYPSQKRLTRRVDFRVPLTEPGNGQNDFTGYRPLLSTLSESLRKAEEVVEATMDSVGKCLAAKGQVDMLHSMGRGLKNDMANEVEFTGYPVVGNHSMMQASGSCLFDKENSLLTTCAWDPRVHGEFYNQITISVPLTSISSFIRDVKKLRDMSPQSLCAIEMYGGILMRFLTASTAYLGKTTDSVDLDITYYRDHDPSQPRLHEGVLEELEQIALFKYGGLPHWGKNRNIAFLGTKERFQGRIEKFVEVMKKFDPKGLFSSEWSDSALGLHEKGLVIEKPGCALEGLCVCSLDSHCAPDKGYFCRPGLVYQEARVCRYEA, encoded by the exons ATGAGtactctctcttgttctctagTTTACCTTTTCTTGCTCGCATCTTTGTGCTTACCAAGCAGCGGTCCGCGTCTGGTCACCGGCAGTCCACCTGGGCCAGTGGTACAATGCACGTCTGGCAATACCAATTGCTTGGTGCACAACGGATATGGTGCATTCCAGGATGGCACCAACTGCCGGGTTGCAGCCGCAGCCTACCCTTCCACCGAGTCCGAGCTGCTTCGCGTCGTCTCCGATGCCTCCAAGGCCAACCAAAAGATGAAGGTCATCACGCGTTACTCGCATAGCATCCCGAAGCTCTGCTGTCCTGGAGGCCCTGATGGCACAGGGCTCGTGATCAGCACCGAGAAGCTGAATCATGTCGTCCGAGTGGACGTGCAATCCAGGAGGATGACCGTCGAGAGTGGCATCACCTTGCATGAATTGATTGAGGCCGGTGCTACTCATGGCTTAGCCCTGACGCATTCTCCCTATTGGCTCGGCCTGAGCTTGGGGGGAATGCTGGGCACCGGCGCGCACGGTAGCTCTCTTGTGGGGAAGGGAGGTGCCGTCCATGAGTATGTGGTCGGCATGAAGATCGTTGTGCCGACGTCGTCGCCCGAGGTTCATGGCTATTTTGCCAAAGTCATCAGCCTGGAAGAAGATGACCCGGACCTTCTAGCTGCCAAAGTGTCGCTTGGCGTGCTGGGGGTAATTTTTCAG GTGACGTTGCAGATGGAACCCATGTTTAAGAGATCCATAACGAATGAATTGGTTGGTGACGGCGGCTTGGAAGATTACATGGAAAGGTTTGGTAGAACCACCGAGTTCGGCGACATTACATGGTACCCATCGCAGAAGAGGTTGACTCGCCGAGTGGACTTCCGGGTTCCCTTGACGGAACCCGGCAACGGACAGAATGACTTCACCGGATACAGGCCACTTTTGTCAACGCTATCAGAATCGTTACGCAAAGCAG AGGAGGTGGTTGAAGCCACCATGGACTCCGTAGGCAAGTGCTTAGCAGCAAAAGGGCAAGTCGACATGCTTCACTCCATGGGTCGTGGCCTTAAGAACGATATGGCCAACGAGGTTGAGTTCACAGGGTACCCTGTTGTTGGAAACCACAGCATGATGCAGGCCTCAGGCTCCTGCCTCTTTGACAAGGAAAACAGCCTATTGACTACTTGTGCATGGGACCCGAGGGTCCATGGAGAATTCTACAATCAAATAACCATCAGCGTTCCATTGACATCCATCTCGAGCTTCATAAGAGATGTCAAGAAACTGAGGGACATGTCTCCTCAGTCCCTCTGCGCCATCGAAATGTATGGCGGGATATTGATGAGGTTCCTGACAGCCTCAACGGCGTACCTTGGCAAGACGACCGACTCCGTGGACCTAGACATCACGTACTACAGAGACCATGATCCAAGCCAACCAAGGCTTCACGAAGGTGTTCTTGAAGAACTGGAGCAGATTGCCTTGTTCAAGTATGGAGGGCTACCTCACTGGGGGAAGAACAGGAACATTGCGTTTCTGGGAACAAAGGAGAGGTTCCAAGGAAGGATTGAGAAGTTTGTGGAGgtgatgaagaaatttgatcCCAAGGGATTGTTCTCGTCAGAGTGGAGTGACAGTGCTTTGGGCCTACATGAGAAGGGATTAGTGATTGAGAAGCCAGGGTGTGCATTAGAAGGCCTGTGCGTATGCTCTCTTGATTCACACTGTGCACCAGATAAGGGTTACTTCTGTAGACCTGGCCTTGTCTACCAAGAGGCCAGAGTTTGTCGTTATGAagcttaa
- the LOC116263996 gene encoding probable L-gulonolactone oxidase 6 isoform X3, which translates to MSSLSSSLVYLFLLASLCLPSSGPRLVTGSPPGPVVQCTSGNTNCLVHNGYGAFQDGTHCRVAAAAYPSTESELLRVVSDASKANQKMKVITRYSHSIPKLCCPGGPDGTGLVISTEKLNLVVRVDVRSRRMTVESGITLHELIEAGATHGLALTHSPYWLGLSLGGMLGTGAHGSTLVGKGSAVHEYVVGMKIVVPTSSPDVDGYFAKVISLEEDDPDLLAAKVSLGVLGVISEVTLQMEPMFKRSITNELVGDGGLEDYIERFGRTTEFGDITWYPSQNRLTRRVDFRVPLTEPGNGQNDFTGYRPLLSMLSESLRKAEEVVEATKDSVGKCLAAKGQVEALYAMGAGLKNNIGNLVEFTGYPVVGNHSMLQASGSCLFDKENSLLTACAWDPRIHGQFFTQLTISIPLTSISSFIIDVKKLRDMAPQSLCAIEMYGGILMRFITASTAYLGQTTDVVDLEITYYRDHDPSQPRLHEDVLEELEQIVLFKYGGMPHWGKNRNIAFLGTKERFQGRIEKFVEVMKKFDPKGLFSSEWSDSVLGLQEKGLVIEKPGCALEGLCVCSLDSHCAPDKGYFCRPGLVYAEARVCRHEA; encoded by the exons TGCATTCCAGGATGGCACCCACTGCCGGGTTGCAGCCGCAGCCTACCCTTCCACCGAGTCCGAGCTGCTTCGCGTCGTCTCCGATGCCTCCAAGGCCAACCAAAAGATGAAGGTCATCACGCGTTACTCGCATAGCATCCCGAAGCTCTGCTGTCCTGGAGGCCCTGATGGCACCGGGCTCGTGATCAGCACCGAGAAGCTGAATCTTGTCGTCCGAGTGGACGTGCGATCCAGGAGGATGACCGTCGAGAGTGGCATCACCTTGCATGAATTGATTGAGGCCGGTGCTACTCATGGCTTAGCCCTGACGCATTCTCCCTATTGGCTCGGCCTGAGCTTGGGGGGAATGCTGGGCACCGGCGCGCACGGTAGCACTCTTGTTGGGAAGGGAAGTGCCGTCCATGAATATGTGGTCGGCATGAAGATCGTTGTGCCGACGTCGTCGCCCGACGTTGATGGCTATTTTGCCAAAGTTATCAGCCTGGAAGAAGATGACCCGGACCTTCTAGCTGCCAAAGTGTCGCTTGGCGTGCTTGGGGTAATTTCTGAG GTGACGTTGCAGATGGAACCCATGTTTAAGAGATCCATAACGAATGAATTGGTTGGTGACGGTGGCTTGGAAGATTACATCGAAAGGTTTGGTAGAACCACCGAGTTCGGCGACATCACATGGTACCCATCGCAGAACAGGTTGACTCGCCGAGTGGACTTCCGGGTCCCCTTGACGGAACCCGGCAACGGACAGAATGACTTCACCGGATACAGGCCACTTTTGTCAATGCTATCAGAATCGTTACGCAAAGCAG AGGAGGTGGTTGAAGCCACCAAGGACTCCGTTGGCAAGTGCTTAGCAGCAAAAGGGCAAGTCGAGGCCCTTTACGCCATGGGCGCCGGCCTTAAGAACAATATTGGCAACCTGGTTGAGTTCACAGGGTACCCTGTTGTTGGAAACCACAGCATGCTGCAGGCCTCGGGCTCCTGCCTCTTTGACAAGGAAAACAGCCTACTGACTGCTTGTGCATGGGACCCGAGGATCCATGGGCAATTCTTCACTCAACTAACCATCAGCATTCCATTGACATCCATCTCGAGCTTCATAATAGATGTCAAGAAACTGAGGGACATGGCTCCTCAATCCCTCTGCGCCATCGAAATGTATGGTGGGATATTGATGAGGTTCATCACAGCCTCGACGGCGTACCTTGGCCAGACGACTGACGTCGTGGACCTAGAGATCACGTACTACAGAGACCATGATCCAAGCCAACCAAGGCTCCACGAAGATGTTCTAGAAGAACTGGAGCAGATTGTCTTGTTCAAGTATGGAGGGATGCCTCACTGGGGGAAGAACAGGAACATTGCGTTTCTGGGGACGAAGGAGAGGTTCCAAGGAAGGATTGAGAAGTTTGTGGAGgtgatgaagaaatttgatcCCAAGGGATTGTTCTCATCAGAGTGGAGTGACAGTGTTTTGGGCCTACAAGAGAAGGGATTAGTGATTGAGAAGCCAGGGTGTGCATTAGAAGGCCTGTGCGTATGCTCTCTTGATTCACACTGTGCACCAGATAAGGGTTACTTCTGTAGACCTGGCCTTGTTTACGCAGAGGCTAGAGTTTGTCGTCATGaagcttaa
- the LOC116263996 gene encoding L-gulonolactone oxidase 2-like isoform X1: MYIYVCFHYLSPTTSKSLCISQASQMSTLSSSLVYLLLLASLCLPSSGPRLVTGIPPGPVVQCTSGNTNCLVHNGYGAFLDGTNCRVAAAAYPSTESELLRFVSDASLANQKMKVVTRYSHSIPKLCCPGGPDGTGLVISTEKLNHVVRVDVQSRRITVESGITLHELIEAGATHGLALTHSPYWLGLSLGGMLCTGAHGSSFVGKGGAVHEYVVGMKIVVPTTWPDVDGYFAKVISLEEDDPDLLAAKVSLGVLGVISQVTLQMEPMFKRSITHELVADDGLEDYIERFGRTTEFGDITWYPEQKRLSRRVDFRVPLTEPGNGENDFTGYRSLLSTLTESLRKAEEVVEATKDSVGKCLAAKGQVEALYAMGAGLKNNIGNLVEFTGYPVVGNHSMLQASGSCLFDKENSLLTACAWDPRIHGQFFTQLTISIPLTSISSFIIDVKKLRDMAPQSLCAIEMYGGILMRFITASTAYLGQTTDVVDLEITYYRDHDPSQPRLHEDVLEELEQIVLFKYGGMPHWGKNRNIAFLGTKERFQGRIEKFVEVMKKFDPKGLFSSEWSDSVLGLQEKGLVIEKPGCALEGLCVCSLDSHCAPDKGYFCRPGLVYAEARVCRHEA; encoded by the exons atgtatatatatgtatgcttCCACTACTTATCTCCCACCACTAGCAAGTCCTTGTGCATATCACAAGCCAGCCAAATGAGtactctctcttcttctctagtTTACCTTTTATTGCTCGCATCTTTGTGCCTACCAAGCAGCGGTCCGCGTCTGGTCACAGGCATTCCACCTGGGCCAGTGGTACAATGCACGTCTGGCAATACCAATTGCTTGGTGCACAACGGATATGGTGCATTCCTTGACGGCACCAACTGCCGGGTTGCAGCCGCAGCCTACCCTTCCACCGAGTCTGAGCTGCTTCGCTTTGTCTCCGACGCCTCCTTGGCCAACCAAAAGATGAAGGTCGTCACGCGTTACTCGCATAGCATCCCGAAGCTTTGCTGTCCCGGAGGCCCTGACGGCACCGGGCTCGTGATCAGCACCGAGAAGCTGAATCATGTGGTTCGAGTTGACGTGCAATCAAGGAGGATTACCGTCGAGAGTGGCATCACCTTGCATGAGTTGATTGAGGCCGGTGCTACTCACGGCTTAGCCCTGACGCATTCTCCCTATTGGCTTGGCCTGAGCCTGGGGGGAATGCTGTGCACCGGCGCGCACGGTAGCTCTTTTGTTGGGAAGGGAGGTGCCGTCCATGAGTATGTGGTCGGCATGAAGATCGTTGTGCCGACGACATGGCCCGATGTTGATGGCTATTTTGCCAAAGTCATCAGCCTGGAAGAAGATGACCCGGACCTTCTAGCTGCCAAAGTGTCGCTTGGCGTGCTTGGGGTAATTTCTCAG GTGACGTTGCAGATGGAACCCATGTTTAAGAGATCCATAACGCATGAATTGGTTGCTGACGACGGCTTGGAAGATTACATCGAAAGGTTTGGTAGAACCACCGAGTTCGGCGACATTACATGGTACCCAGAGCAGAAGAGGTTGTCCCGCCGAGTGGACTTCCGGGTTCCCTTGACGGAACCAGGCAACGGAGAGAATGACTTCACCGGATACAGGTCACTTTTGTCAACGCTAACAGAATCCTTACGCAAAGCAG AGGAGGTGGTTGAAGCCACCAAGGACTCCGTTGGCAAGTGCTTAGCAGCAAAAGGGCAAGTCGAGGCCCTTTACGCCATGGGCGCCGGCCTTAAGAACAATATTGGCAACCTGGTTGAGTTCACAGGGTACCCTGTTGTTGGAAACCACAGCATGCTGCAGGCCTCGGGCTCCTGCCTCTTTGACAAGGAAAACAGCCTACTGACTGCTTGTGCATGGGACCCGAGGATCCATGGGCAATTCTTCACTCAACTAACCATCAGCATTCCATTGACATCCATCTCGAGCTTCATAATAGATGTCAAGAAACTGAGGGACATGGCTCCTCAATCCCTCTGCGCCATCGAAATGTATGGTGGGATATTGATGAGGTTCATCACAGCCTCGACGGCGTACCTTGGCCAGACGACTGACGTCGTGGACCTAGAGATCACGTACTACAGAGACCATGATCCAAGCCAACCAAGGCTCCACGAAGATGTTCTAGAAGAACTGGAGCAGATTGTCTTGTTCAAGTATGGAGGGATGCCTCACTGGGGGAAGAACAGGAACATTGCGTTTCTGGGGACGAAGGAGAGGTTCCAAGGAAGGATTGAGAAGTTTGTGGAGgtgatgaagaaatttgatcCCAAGGGATTGTTCTCATCAGAGTGGAGTGACAGTGTTTTGGGCCTACAAGAGAAGGGATTAGTGATTGAGAAGCCAGGGTGTGCATTAGAAGGCCTGTGCGTATGCTCTCTTGATTCACACTGTGCACCAGATAAGGGTTACTTCTGTAGACCTGGCCTTGTTTACGCAGAGGCTAGAGTTTGTCGTCATGaagcttaa
- the LOC116263996 gene encoding L-gulonolactone oxidase 2-like isoform X2: protein MSSLSSSLVYLFLLASLCLPSSGPRLVTGSPPGPVVQCTSGNTNCLVHNGYGAFQDGTHCRVAAAAYPSTESELLRVVSDASKANQKMKVITRYSHSIPKLCCPGGPDGTGLVISTEKLNLVVRVDVRSRRMTVESGITLHELIEAGATHGLALTHSPYWLGLSLGGMLGTGAHGSTLVGKGSAVHEYVVGMKIVVPTSSPDVDGYFAKVISLEEDDPDLLAAKVSLGVLGVISEVTLQMEPMFKRSITNELVGDGGLEDYIERFGRTTEFGDITWYPSQNRLTRRVDFRVPLTEPGNGQNDFTGYRPLLSMLSESLRKAEEVVEATKDSVGKCLAAKGQVDILHSLGRGLKNDMGNEVEFTGYPVVGNHSMMQASGSCLFGKENSLLTTCAWDPRVHGEFYNQITLSIPLTSIPSFIRDVKKLRDMAPQSLCAMDMYGGMLMRFITASTAYLGKTTDAMAIDMTYYRDHDPSQPRLHEDVLEEMEQIALFKYGGLPHWGKNRNIGFLGTKEKLQGRVEKFVEVMKKFDPKGLFSSEWSDSALGLREKGLVIEKPGCALEGLCVCSLDSHCAPDKGYFCRPGLVYAEARVCRYEA, encoded by the exons TGCATTCCAGGATGGCACCCACTGCCGGGTTGCAGCCGCAGCCTACCCTTCCACCGAGTCCGAGCTGCTTCGCGTCGTCTCCGATGCCTCCAAGGCCAACCAAAAGATGAAGGTCATCACGCGTTACTCGCATAGCATCCCGAAGCTCTGCTGTCCTGGAGGCCCTGATGGCACCGGGCTCGTGATCAGCACCGAGAAGCTGAATCTTGTCGTCCGAGTGGACGTGCGATCCAGGAGGATGACCGTCGAGAGTGGCATCACCTTGCATGAATTGATTGAGGCCGGTGCTACTCATGGCTTAGCCCTGACGCATTCTCCCTATTGGCTCGGCCTGAGCTTGGGGGGAATGCTGGGCACCGGCGCGCACGGTAGCACTCTTGTTGGGAAGGGAAGTGCCGTCCATGAATATGTGGTCGGCATGAAGATCGTTGTGCCGACGTCGTCGCCCGACGTTGATGGCTATTTTGCCAAAGTTATCAGCCTGGAAGAAGATGACCCGGACCTTCTAGCTGCCAAAGTGTCGCTTGGCGTGCTTGGGGTAATTTCTGAG GTGACGTTGCAGATGGAACCCATGTTTAAGAGATCCATAACGAATGAATTGGTTGGTGACGGTGGCTTGGAAGATTACATCGAAAGGTTTGGTAGAACCACCGAGTTCGGCGACATCACATGGTACCCATCGCAGAACAGGTTGACTCGCCGAGTGGACTTCCGGGTCCCCTTGACGGAACCCGGCAACGGACAGAATGACTTCACCGGATACAGGCCACTTTTGTCAATGCTATCAGAATCGTTACGCAAAGCAG AGGAGGTGGTTGAAGCCACCAAGGACTCCGTAGGCAAGTGCTTAGCAGCAAAAGGGCAAGTCGACATCCTTCACTCCTTGGGTCGTGGCCTTAAGAACGATATGGGCAACGAGGTTGAGTTCACAGGGTACCCTGTTGTTGGAAACCACAGCATGATGCAGGCCTCAGGCTCCTGCCTCTTTGGCAAGGAAAACAGCCTACTGACTACTTGTGCATGGGACCCGAGGGTCCATGGAGAATTCTACAATCAAATAACCCTCAGCATTCCATTGACATCGATCCCGAGCTTCATAAGAGATGTCAAGAAACTGAGGGACATGGCTCCTCAGTCCCTCTGCGCCATGGACATGTATGGCGGGATGTTGATGAGGTTCATCACAGCCTCAACCGCGTATCTTGGCAAGACGACCGACGCCATGGCCATAGACATGACGTACTACAGAGACCATGATCCAAGCCAACCAAGGCTTCACGAAGATGTTCTTGAAGAAATGGAGCAGATTGCCTTGTTCAAGTATGGAGGGCTACCTCACTGGGGGAAGAACAGGAACATTGGGTTTCTGGGGACGAAGGAGAAGCTCCAAGGAAGGGTAGAGAAGTTTGTGGAGgtgatgaagaaatttgatcCCAAGGGGTTGTTCTCATCAGAGTGGAGTGACAGTGCTTTAGGCCTACGAGAGAAGGGATTAGTGATTGAGAAGCCAGGGTGTGCATTAGAAGGCCTGTGCGTATGCTCTCTTGATTCACACTGTGCCCCAGATAAGGGTTACTTCTGTAGACCTGGCCTTGTCTACGCAGAGGCTAGAGTTTGTCGTTATGAagcttaa
- the LOC116263616 gene encoding uncharacterized protein LOC116263616, with amino-acid sequence MGSGGAPMEAPLLVGWWAATWNPRVGTHGKKSLPVADFVVVEEANASAGGTSTDTNGTTNGEARGTTHQQFMSLHPPKFHGKGTADDAEEWIKETEEIFITLEVPDNKKVRYGTFMLKGNAKEWWQTQREVKFANHEVTWGEFKEAFTHAYIPTFTQSKRMQEFLELQQGSLSLHEYVVKFRGLKDGLRSQVTSSRPRDINDAIDMATRLKEDWNGTQRTDRRSEFLRSKSKPNMFKRRRSDRVNQGDKFKRQRPSASRRDGECPKCHHQHPGKPCYRDIRACLYYGTQGHFIRECPKKKEAEQKRGATNQPEEKKVLAEFTRLRLKS; translated from the exons ATGGGAAGTGGTGGCGCGCCAATGGAAGCTCCACTGTTGGTCGGATGGTGGGCGGCGACGTGGAACCCTCGCGTTGGTACTCACGGGAAGAAGTCCCTCCCTGTTgctgattttgttgttgttgaagaagcg AATGCTTCTGCAGGAGGAACTAGTACGGACACAAATGGAACGACGAATGGTGAGGCAAGGGGCACAACTCACCAACAATTTATGAGCTTGCATCCTCCGAAGTTTCATGGGAAAGGCACTGCTGACGATGCTGAAGAGTGGATAAAGGAAACTGAGGAGATCTTTATCACCCTGGAAGTgcctgacaacaagaaggttcggtaTGGAACCTTTATGCTAAAAGGAAATGCTAAGGAATGGTGGCAGACGCAACGTGAAGTGAAGTTCGCAAATCACGAAGTGACTTGGGGAGAATTCAAGGAAgccttcacacatgcctacatcccAACCTTCACACAGTCGAAACGCATGCAAGAATTCCTGGAGCTTCAACAAGGGAGTCTGAGTCTGCACGAATACGTCGTCAAATTCAg AGGTCTTAAAGACGGGTTGCGGAGTCAAGTAACTAGTAGTCGTCCAAGAGATATAAACGATGCTATCGACATGGCCACACGTCTTAAGGAGGACTGGAACGGGACGCAAAGGACTGATAGGAGGAGTGAATTTTTGCGATCCAAGTCAAAGCCAAACATGTTCAAGAGAAGGCGCAGTGACAGGGTGAATCAAGGGGACAAATTCAAGAGGCAGAGGCCATCAGCATCCAGGCGGGACGGTGAATGCCCCAAGTGTCATCACCAACACCCTGGTAAACCATGTTATAGAGATATTAGAGCATGTCTTTACTATGGAACACAAGgtcattttattcgtgagtgcccaaagaagaaagaggcagagcAGAAGCGTGGTGCAACCAATCAGCCAGAAGAAAAGAAGGTACTGGCGGAGTTTACGCGACTACGGTTGAAGAGTTGA